One segment of Panicum virgatum strain AP13 chromosome 1K, P.virgatum_v5, whole genome shotgun sequence DNA contains the following:
- the LOC120712707 gene encoding B3 domain-containing protein Os02g0683500-like — MDHFASPSGRFSREEEADEEQEADASNSRREISFMPVAAASSSAAPASASASTSASASASGSSSAAAPFRSASGDGAGASGSGGGGGGPADADAAAVDKEPMFEKVVTPSDVGKLNRLVIPKQYAEKYFPLDAAGNEKGLLLSFEDTAGKHWRFRYSYWNSSQSYVMTKGWSRFVKEKRLVAGDTVSFSRAAAEDARHRLFIDWKRRVDTRGPLRFSGLALPMPLASHHYGPHHYSPWGFGGGGGGGGFFMPPSPPATLYEHHLRQGLDFRGMSMTYPAPTVGRQLLFFGSARTTMPPHAPLQQPRAPTTLPLHYTMQPSAAGVAAASPRPVVLDSVPVIESPTTAAKRVRLFGVNLDNNPQSDGGEASHHQGNALSLQMPGWQQRTTPTLRLLELPRHGAESSAASTPSSSSSSKREARSALDLDL, encoded by the coding sequence ATGGATCACTTCGCTTCTCCGAGCGGGCGATTCtctagggaggaggaggcggacgaggagcaggaggcggaCGCGTCCAATTCCAGGCGCGAGATCTCCTTCATGCCGGTGGCCGCCGCGTCGTCTTCGGCGGCGCCTGCCTCCGCGTCCGCGTCCACGAGCGCATCCGCGTCGGCATCggggagcagcagcgccgccgcccccttccgGTCCGCGTCGGGGGATGGCGCCGGGGCgtcggggagcggcggcggcggcggcggcccggcggacgcggatgcggcggcggtggacaaGGAGCCCATGTTCGAGAAGGTGGTGACGCCGAGCGACGTGGGTAAGCTCAACCGGCTGGTGATCCCAAAGCAGTATGCGGAGAAGTACTTCCCCCTGGACGCGGCGGGCAACGAGAAGGGCCTCCTCCTCAGCTTCGAGGACACCGCCGGCAAGCACTGGCGCTTCCGCTACTCCTACTGGAACAGCAGCCAGAGCTACGTCATGACCAAGGGCTGGAGCCGGTTCGTCAAGGAGAAGCGCCTCGTCGCCGGGGACACCGTCTCcttctcccgcgccgccgccgaggacgcgCGCCACCGCCTCTTCATCGACTGGAAGCGCCGGGTCGACACCCGCGGCCCGCTCCGGTTCTCCGGCCTCGCGCTGCCGATGCCGCTCGCGTCGCACCACTACGGCCCCCACCACTACAGCCCGTggggcttcggcggcggcggcgggggcggagggttCTTcatgccgccctcgccgcccgccacgCTCTATGAGCACCATCTCCGGCAGGGCCTCGACTTCCGCGGCATGAGCATGACCTACCCCGCGCCCACCGTGGGGAGGCAGCTCCTGTTCTTCGGCTCGGCCAGGACGACGATGCCTCCGCACGCGCCGCTCCAGCAGCCGCGCGCCCCGACGACGCTGCCGCTGCATTACACGATGCAACCCAGCGCCGCTGGCGTAGCCGCCGCGTCACCACGGCCGGTCGTTCTTGACTCGGTGCCGGTCATCGAGAGCCCGACGACTGCTGCCAAGCGCGTGCGGCTGTTCGGCGTCAACCTCGACAACAACCCGCAGtcagacggcggcgaggcgagccaTCATCAAGGCAATGCGTTGTCGTTGCAGATGCCCGGTTGGCAGCAAAGGACGACGCCGACTCTAAGGCTGCTAGAATTGCCTCGTCATGGGGCGGAATCCTCCGCTGCGTCGacaccgtcgtcgtcgtcttcctccaAGAGGGAGGCGCGCTCAGCTTTGGATCTCGATCTGTGA